One window of the Cryptomeria japonica chromosome 7, Sugi_1.0, whole genome shotgun sequence genome contains the following:
- the LOC131065745 gene encoding protein STRICTOSIDINE SYNTHASE-LIKE 3, with amino-acid sequence MEMKWRILVGLALVYAALDPFKYSPIAHFPEFQTHFVEDVPWSMLSSFMVDKKSRLQEADVETLKGVWGPESIAFDPQNRGPYTGIADGTIVRWDGPHLGWSLFAFTSPNRSEICNEKRKSALGYVKHEHICGRPLGLRFNKDSGDLYIADAYFGLLVVGPQGGLATPLVNSTYFANDLDIDKNGNVYFTDSSAIYRRKNFIQLVFSMENTGRVLKYDPHTKEVVVLVSNVSFPNGLCLSKDESFFVYTETVAGSIMRYWLKGPKSGTTDIFARLPGYPDNIRVNDKGEFWVAIHGRHNHLAYFLASHPKVRMFLLRLPISARIQYITYIGGKLQGMVAKYSPEGELLELLEDRMGKVVKGVSEVEEKDGKLWMGSVLTNFIALY; translated from the exons ATGGAAATGAAATGGAGGATTCTTGTTGGGTTAGCACTAGTGTATGCAGCTCTGGATCCGTTTAAGTATAGCCCCATTGCCCATTTCCCGGAGTTCCAGACTCATTTTGTGGAGGATGTGCCATGGTCTATGCTCTCTTCTTTCATGGTGGACAAAAAGAGCAGACTGCAAGAAGCGGATGTTGAAACTTTGAAGGGAGTGTGGGGGCCGGAGAGCATTGCATTCGATCCACAGAACAGAGGACCTTATACTGGAATTGCCGATGGCACAATTGTCCGCTGGGACGGCCCACATCTTGGCTGGTCTCTATTTGCCTTCACTTCCCCCAACAG GTCGGAGATATGCAATGAAAAGCGCAAGTCTGCATTGGGATATGTGAAGCATGAGCACATATGCGGGCGTCCTCTTGGACTGAGATTCAATAAAGACAGTGGAGATTTATATATTGCGGATGCATATTTTGGGCTGCTTGTGGTTGGTCCGCAGGGTGGTTTGGCAACTCCTCTTGTTAACTCAACTTACTTCGCGAATGATCTGGACATAGACAAGAACGGTAACGTTTATTTCACAGATAGCAGTGCTATCTATAGAAGAAA GAACTTCATACAGTTGGTATTCTCAATGGAGAATACAGGCAGGGTACTCAAATATGATCCCCACACAAAGGAAGTTGTAGTGTTGGTCAGCAATGTGAGCTTTCCAAATGGGCTGTGTCTAAGCAAGGATGAGTCATTTTTTGTATACACAGAAACGGTTGCTGGCAG CATTATGCGATACTGGTTGAAAGGTCCAAAATCAGGCACAACAGACATATTTGCTCGTTTGCCCGGGTACCCAGATAACATTAGGGTTAATGATAAAGGAGAATTCTGGGTTGCTATACATGGTCGACATAACCATCTGGCTTATTTCTTGGCATCACACCCTAAAGTGAGAATGTTCCTTTTAAGACTTCCCATTTCTGCAAGAATCCAATACATTACTTACATAGGTGGAAAGCTACAAGGAATGGTGGCAAAGTACAGCCCTGAAGGAGAGCTTCTAGAACTTCTGGAAGACAGGATGGGAAAAGTTGTGAAAGGTGTGAGTGAGGTAGAAGAAAAAGATGGGAAGCTCTGGATGGGCTCTGTTTTAACTAATTTCATTGCTTTGTATTGA